A genomic window from Bdellovibrio sp. SKB1291214 includes:
- the rplU gene encoding 50S ribosomal protein L21: protein MYAIIRTGGKQYKVQAGDVVQVDKLDQKLGAEFDINDILMVGGESTHVGQPLVKGAKVTVVVTKQAKTRKEIVFKKKRRQGYRKFATHKQEFTELFVKAISLDGKSTKADATPNVVDVAAKRTEAAEARVAARKERASTKGKGEEVVKKAAKKTVAKKKVAKKAVKKTAKKATAKKKTAKKASKKA from the coding sequence ATGTACGCGATTATTCGTACTGGTGGTAAGCAATATAAAGTTCAAGCTGGTGATGTTGTTCAAGTTGATAAACTTGATCAAAAACTAGGTGCAGAGTTTGATATCAACGATATCTTGATGGTTGGTGGTGAGTCCACTCATGTTGGTCAACCTCTTGTTAAAGGTGCAAAAGTAACTGTTGTTGTTACTAAGCAAGCTAAGACTAGAAAAGAAATCGTTTTCAAAAAGAAACGTCGTCAAGGTTACAGAAAATTCGCAACTCACAAACAAGAGTTCACTGAACTTTTCGTGAAAGCAATTTCTCTTGATGGTAAATCAACAAAAGCTGACGCTACACCAAATGTAGTAGACGTTGCTGCGAAACGCACTGAAGCTGCTGAAGCTCGCGTTGCTGCTCGCAAAGAACGTGCATCTACAAAAGGTAAAGGCGAAGAAGTAGTTAAAAAAGCTGCTAAAAAAACTGTAGCGAAAAAGAAAGTTGCTAAAAAAGCAGTTAAAAAGACTGCAAAAAAAGCAACCGCTAAGAAAAAAACAGCTAAAAAAGCTTCTAAAAAAGCGTAA
- the rpmA gene encoding 50S ribosomal protein L27 — protein sequence MASKKAGGSTKNGRDSQSKRLGVKRFGGEKVLSGTIIVRQRGTKFHVGNNVKIGRDHTIYSVIEGLVKFERFAKDRFKVSVYPKAV from the coding sequence ATGGCAAGTAAGAAGGCCGGTGGTAGTACAAAGAATGGTCGTGATTCACAGAGTAAACGCTTAGGCGTTAAACGTTTCGGTGGCGAGAAAGTTCTTTCTGGAACAATTATCGTTCGTCAACGTGGCACAAAATTCCACGTTGGTAACAACGTAAAAATCGGTCGTGACCACACGATCTATTCTGTAATCGAAGGTCTTGTTAAATTTGAGCGTTTTGCAAAAGATCGCTTCAAAGTTAGTGTTTATCCTAAAGCTGTCTAG
- the obgE gene encoding GTPase ObgE, with product MKFIDEVRITLASGRGGPGCVSFRRESGAPRGGPDGGDGGKGGDVIIKTSRHINSLFEIRQNKRYAAQNGEMGFGRQKHGADGENLVLVVPQGTILRNLEGEIVVDMTGIDEHVLLRGGRGGKGNEFFKTSINQAPTHAQPGEDNEELEVKLELKLIADVGIIGFPNAGKSTLISRISAAKPKIADYPFTTLTPNLGVVKAGDYSSFVVADIPGLVKGAHEGVGLGIQFLKHVERTRVFIHLVDASGLSGRDPLQDFEDLNYELKMYDESNQDKEGFFPLQTRPQFVVLNKIDTLSTDQLEKLKLKFKKATGSSPLAISAVTGKNITELVTELGRQILKDEE from the coding sequence ATGAAATTCATTGATGAAGTTAGAATCACATTAGCCTCTGGCCGTGGCGGTCCGGGTTGCGTTAGTTTCCGTAGAGAATCGGGTGCTCCTCGTGGTGGACCAGATGGCGGTGACGGTGGCAAGGGCGGCGATGTTATTATCAAGACTTCGCGACATATCAACTCCCTGTTCGAAATCAGACAAAACAAAAGATACGCAGCTCAAAATGGTGAGATGGGTTTCGGCCGTCAAAAACATGGTGCGGACGGTGAAAACCTAGTTCTAGTTGTGCCTCAAGGTACAATTCTTAGAAACCTAGAGGGTGAAATCGTTGTTGATATGACTGGCATCGATGAGCACGTGCTTTTGCGTGGTGGACGTGGTGGTAAAGGTAATGAGTTTTTCAAAACTTCCATTAACCAAGCGCCAACACATGCGCAACCTGGTGAAGACAACGAAGAGTTGGAAGTTAAGCTTGAGCTTAAATTGATCGCTGACGTGGGTATCATCGGCTTCCCAAATGCGGGTAAATCGACGTTGATCTCTCGTATCTCGGCAGCGAAACCAAAAATCGCCGACTATCCTTTTACAACTTTGACGCCAAACTTGGGTGTGGTTAAAGCGGGTGACTATAGCTCATTCGTGGTTGCCGATATTCCCGGTTTGGTTAAGGGCGCGCACGAAGGTGTGGGGCTTGGTATTCAGTTCTTGAAACACGTTGAACGTACACGCGTATTCATTCACTTGGTGGATGCATCGGGTTTGTCGGGCCGTGATCCACTTCAAGATTTTGAAGATCTTAACTATGAACTTAAAATGTATGATGAGAGCAATCAGGACAAAGAGGGTTTCTTCCCTTTGCAGACGCGTCCTCAATTTGTCGTGCTCAACAAAATTGATACTCTCAGCACAGATCAACTTGAAAAACTAAAATTGAAATTCAAAAAAGCGACAGGCTCTAGTCCCTTGGCTATTTCTGCAGTCACGGGGAAAAACATCACAGAACTTGTTACAGAGTTGGGTCGCCAGATTTTGAAGGATGAAGAATAA
- the nadD gene encoding nicotinate (nicotinamide) nucleotide adenylyltransferase → MKIGIFGGSFNPPHMGHINAIQTVAKKMGLNKVHVIPAAQNPLKTPVEGPTSEQRLELTQKAFAQYGETYFVDDQELKRGGMSYTIDTVMNLRKTYEASDLFLIVGADKFEELSQWKDYSKILAETNLVVTTRPGYDMPESMDEMPGYLKPLVADFDFNFIELTTGRSIQFITLRDIEVSSSEVRKWLRSGKPVEQYLPLAVETYIKEHKLYRNLGDRIGDYTKFTEFCANVLFANKGINVLGYDLTKITAPSEYALIASGTSTRHATAMAENIVIAVKEEFNVHPQSVEGVDEGRWVLVDYGTLIIHVFYDFVRLEYGLENLWRQGTVLPLKDPYVGKQQ, encoded by the coding sequence ATGAAAATTGGTATCTTTGGCGGAAGCTTTAATCCTCCACACATGGGTCACATCAACGCCATTCAAACAGTGGCGAAAAAAATGGGCTTGAACAAAGTCCACGTGATTCCAGCAGCACAAAACCCTCTAAAAACTCCAGTTGAGGGACCTACGTCTGAACAACGTTTGGAACTTACGCAAAAAGCATTCGCGCAATACGGCGAAACTTATTTCGTCGACGACCAAGAGCTTAAGCGTGGTGGTATGAGCTATACGATCGACACGGTCATGAACCTTCGTAAGACATACGAGGCTTCTGATTTGTTCTTGATCGTGGGCGCAGATAAATTCGAAGAGCTTTCTCAATGGAAAGACTATTCCAAAATTTTGGCAGAGACGAACCTAGTTGTGACAACTCGTCCTGGTTACGACATGCCAGAATCTATGGATGAGATGCCTGGTTACTTGAAACCTTTAGTTGCGGATTTCGATTTCAACTTTATCGAGCTGACAACTGGGCGTAGTATTCAGTTCATCACTTTGCGTGATATCGAAGTTTCTTCCAGCGAAGTTCGTAAATGGCTTCGTTCGGGTAAACCTGTCGAGCAGTACTTGCCACTTGCTGTTGAAACTTACATTAAAGAGCACAAGCTTTACAGAAACCTTGGTGACCGTATCGGTGACTACACTAAGTTCACTGAATTCTGCGCGAATGTTCTGTTCGCGAACAAGGGAATCAATGTTCTTGGTTACGATCTAACTAAGATCACAGCTCCAAGTGAGTACGCTTTGATTGCTTCTGGTACTTCTACTCGTCACGCAACTGCTATGGCAGAAAATATCGTGATTGCAGTGAAAGAAGAATTCAACGTTCATCCACAATCCGTTGAGGGTGTTGATGAAGGTCGTTGGGTTCTAGTTGATTACGGTACTTTGATCATTCACGTGTTCTATGACTTTGTACGCCTTGAGTACGGTCTAGAAAACTTGTGGAGACAAGGCACTGTATTGCCTCTTAAAGATCCTTACGTTGGAAAACAGCAGTAA
- a CDS encoding 23S rRNA (pseudouridine(1915)-N(3))-methyltransferase RlmH: MKFVLYNLATAKEAWADEVSELYKKKISFFIPFDIQTLKAKKSAREDADFKRNEESELILKNINSDDYVVLFDERGSVFDSIQFSKKIENILGSSKKRAIFIIGGAFGVNEDVRKRADLKVALSPMVMNHLMAQAMSMEQIYRAFTIIKKIPYHNG; encoded by the coding sequence ATGAAATTCGTATTGTACAACCTCGCGACAGCCAAGGAAGCCTGGGCCGACGAGGTGAGCGAGTTGTACAAAAAGAAGATCTCCTTCTTTATTCCCTTCGATATTCAAACTTTGAAAGCCAAAAAGTCAGCTCGTGAAGACGCTGACTTTAAACGCAACGAAGAGTCTGAACTCATTCTTAAAAATATAAACTCTGATGATTACGTTGTTTTGTTCGACGAACGTGGATCAGTGTTTGATTCGATCCAATTTTCAAAAAAAATAGAAAACATCTTGGGAAGCTCTAAAAAGCGCGCCATTTTTATTATTGGCGGCGCGTTTGGTGTAAATGAAGATGTACGCAAACGCGCTGATTTAAAGGTCGCTCTGTCACCCATGGTGATGAATCACTTGATGGCCCAAGCAATGAGCATGGAGCAAATCTATAGAGCCTTCACCATCATAAAAAAGATCCCATATCACAACGGGTAA
- a CDS encoding protein-glutamine glutaminase family protein produces MKSSAIIFTALSFIAINAFAGLSAQRLSHETYHQAKTRSHGAVLFSEQNATELTGSGPESLARPLSQLKLADIPAVESYELLVSQFKFIRDSYFLKDGMSQRRLTWLYPDDGCYARAELAAENLILKNAVTPKKVFAFGELHASTNNAPNGWVEWWYHVAVTYRVGNTAYVLDPALNPHEPMTLNSWNKAIGGDSTGIKFAICSKDAFDPDSTCVKPPKIDEDMAEQEQRAFLPEEWNRLLDLGRNPEKELGNQPPWL; encoded by the coding sequence ATGAAAAGTTCAGCAATTATATTTACGGCCTTAAGCTTCATTGCGATAAATGCGTTTGCCGGTTTATCTGCACAACGCCTGTCCCATGAGACTTACCATCAAGCAAAAACGCGCAGTCACGGTGCCGTACTTTTCTCTGAACAGAATGCCACAGAACTTACTGGATCTGGGCCGGAATCACTGGCCCGCCCGTTGAGTCAGCTTAAACTTGCCGATATTCCTGCAGTTGAAAGTTATGAGCTGCTTGTTTCCCAATTTAAATTTATCCGCGATTCCTATTTTCTGAAAGATGGTATGAGCCAACGTCGTCTTACTTGGTTATACCCTGATGACGGCTGTTATGCTCGCGCGGAACTCGCCGCTGAAAATCTGATCCTAAAAAATGCAGTGACCCCTAAAAAGGTTTTTGCTTTTGGCGAACTTCACGCCTCGACTAATAATGCCCCGAATGGTTGGGTTGAGTGGTGGTACCATGTGGCTGTCACCTACCGCGTAGGTAACACGGCGTACGTTTTGGATCCTGCCTTGAATCCCCATGAACCGATGACATTGAACAGCTGGAATAAGGCCATTGGCGGAGACTCCACAGGAATTAAATTTGCGATCTGCTCTAAAGATGCTTTCGATCCAGATAGTACATGCGTAAAGCCCCCTAAAATCGACGAAGATATGGCTGAACAAGAACAACGCGCGTTCCTTCCGGAAGAATGGAACAGACTCCTTGATTTAGGCCGAAACCCAGAAAAAGAACTCGGCAACCAACCCCCCTGGCTTTAG
- a CDS encoding LolA family protein, with protein MFKQISALILSLGLSANVFAADKINANLKKVSQKYRAAKVVEMNIEKTVKSDLTGKLDKFTGTVAIANEKFRIDTKTPDEALLLFDGTTLWNVQYPPKEFGGPAQVAKGKPDKKTRALMLAATLLGGDIQKTFKVTNEKKDGDIVTLSVASKDDLPVKNIQMVLDMKKQEIKEISYTDEIPNFVTMKFSDVKLKDSIKKNLFKYEIPKDAQVTNL; from the coding sequence ATGTTTAAACAAATCAGTGCCTTAATTTTATCGCTTGGACTTTCAGCAAACGTATTTGCAGCCGACAAAATCAACGCCAATCTCAAAAAAGTTTCACAGAAATATCGTGCAGCTAAAGTCGTTGAGATGAACATCGAAAAAACTGTTAAGAGTGATCTAACCGGAAAACTTGATAAATTCACAGGCACTGTTGCAATCGCCAATGAAAAATTCCGTATCGACACTAAAACCCCTGATGAAGCTTTGCTTTTGTTTGACGGTACAACGCTTTGGAACGTTCAATATCCACCGAAAGAATTTGGCGGACCTGCACAAGTTGCTAAAGGTAAACCAGACAAGAAAACTCGTGCTTTGATGTTAGCAGCGACTTTGTTGGGTGGAGACATTCAAAAAACCTTCAAGGTTACTAACGAAAAAAAAGATGGCGACATTGTGACCCTGTCGGTTGCTTCGAAGGACGATCTTCCAGTTAAGAACATTCAAATGGTTCTTGATATGAAAAAACAAGAGATCAAAGAAATCTCGTACACAGATGAAATTCCGAACTTTGTGACGATGAAATTCTCTGACGTGAAATTAAAAGACAGCATTAAAAAGAATCTATTTAAGTACGAAATCCCTAAAGATGCGCAGGTAACAAACCTATGA
- the rimO gene encoding 30S ribosomal protein S12 methylthiotransferase RimO produces the protein MKQETTQNNKVHFISLGCPKNLVDSEIMAGTLMKDGFQVVGEADEADTVIVNTCGFIEDSKKESIQRILDMSDLKQQGKVKKVVVAGCLTQRYKDDLVEGLPEADLFVGSGEFQNIAKILKNSDAGEKKKTFFNLPTYLQEEATPRVNSQPGHRAYLKISEGCMKRCAFCAIPLIRGNLQSRSIDAIVAEAKLLVAGGVKELIIISHDFTDYGWDIRRKDPTRKESPVELLKALEHVEGLQWIRLMYLYPDGITQEMVQVIKNSKKIVRYFDMPLQHVNDAVLKSMNRKMTRDEIETALMNIREHLPEAVIRTQFIVGFPGETEEQFEELLNFVAEQQFDRVGCFKYSPEENTPGGRMDNQIDDETKDYRHDALMEVQQNISRNKHRDFVGKTIDVIVEGFSEETDLLLQGRFWGQAPDIDGVVLINDGEAKVGDMVKVHVTDSMEYDLIGEIVTEN, from the coding sequence ATGAAACAAGAAACAACTCAAAACAATAAAGTACACTTTATCAGCCTAGGCTGCCCTAAGAATCTTGTCGATTCTGAGATTATGGCCGGTACGCTTATGAAGGATGGTTTCCAGGTTGTGGGCGAGGCGGACGAAGCCGACACAGTTATCGTGAACACATGCGGTTTTATCGAAGATTCTAAAAAAGAATCTATCCAACGTATCTTGGATATGAGCGATCTTAAACAACAAGGTAAAGTTAAAAAAGTAGTGGTCGCTGGTTGCCTTACTCAGCGCTATAAAGACGACCTTGTTGAAGGGTTGCCGGAAGCTGACTTGTTTGTCGGTTCTGGTGAGTTCCAAAACATTGCTAAGATCTTGAAAAATTCTGATGCTGGAGAAAAGAAAAAAACCTTCTTTAACTTGCCAACATATTTGCAAGAGGAAGCAACTCCACGTGTGAACTCTCAACCAGGTCACCGAGCGTATTTGAAAATCTCTGAAGGTTGCATGAAGCGTTGTGCTTTCTGCGCGATCCCTTTGATCCGCGGTAACTTGCAGTCTCGTTCTATCGACGCCATCGTGGCCGAAGCTAAATTGCTGGTTGCTGGTGGAGTTAAAGAACTTATCATTATCAGTCATGACTTTACTGACTATGGCTGGGATATCCGTCGTAAGGATCCAACTCGCAAAGAAAGCCCTGTGGAGCTATTGAAAGCGCTTGAGCACGTCGAAGGTTTACAGTGGATCCGCTTGATGTATTTGTATCCAGATGGCATCACGCAAGAAATGGTTCAAGTGATTAAGAACAGCAAAAAAATTGTTCGTTACTTTGATATGCCACTTCAGCACGTAAACGATGCGGTTTTGAAAAGCATGAACCGCAAAATGACTCGTGATGAAATCGAAACGGCTTTGATGAATATCCGCGAGCATTTGCCAGAAGCAGTGATTCGTACGCAATTCATCGTGGGTTTCCCAGGTGAAACTGAGGAGCAATTTGAAGAGCTATTGAACTTTGTAGCTGAACAACAGTTCGACCGTGTGGGTTGTTTCAAATACTCTCCTGAAGAAAATACTCCGGGTGGTCGTATGGATAACCAAATTGACGATGAAACTAAAGATTATCGTCATGATGCATTGATGGAAGTTCAACAAAACATTTCTCGCAATAAACATCGTGATTTCGTCGGTAAAACTATCGATGTCATCGTCGAAGGTTTCTCTGAAGAAACTGACTTGTTATTGCAGGGGCGTTTCTGGGGCCAAGCTCCGGACATCGACGGTGTTGTTTTGATTAACGACGGTGAAGCCAAAGTTGGCGACATGGTAAAAGTCCACGTAACTGATTCCATGGAATATGATCTAATTGGCGAGATCGTCACTGAGAACTAG
- a CDS encoding tetratricopeptide repeat protein, producing the protein MKSRLNFKHMLVVIILPFVSLSTVAGTGTPTSGQDKVEQLKTEIKKDPKNTKLVVQLAQEFYNQKDYEKVTLLLWKQIDKIDRPAILLLARAHEARNETGDMIRALNNLIGKNDKDFEAYSLLGNAYVLQKKPKEALESYKSAIEANPKYEPPYNALMKMYETRQPPNYYEMRILAQDMIDNIGKRPEYLEKLCEVNTNDGTFEAGVTTCREVIQKDPKRASAYVNLGLSMKGMGDDDKAKATLKKAADDFPKSEFAQYTYGNLLEEDKSSIEAMRYFKTGTEADPKSARSWLGLATSSFDNKKYDVSLIAYKNACKFDKKNAVAFRKATTILRNSRVTEWVGKFESASENCTF; encoded by the coding sequence ATGAAAAGCAGACTGAATTTCAAACACATGCTCGTGGTAATCATCTTGCCTTTTGTCTCACTATCGACCGTTGCCGGAACAGGCACCCCGACCTCCGGTCAGGACAAAGTCGAACAGCTTAAAACTGAAATAAAAAAAGACCCCAAAAACACCAAGCTCGTCGTGCAGTTGGCGCAGGAGTTTTACAACCAAAAGGACTACGAAAAGGTAACCCTTTTGCTGTGGAAACAGATCGATAAAATCGATCGCCCTGCCATTTTATTACTGGCGCGCGCTCATGAAGCGCGCAATGAAACAGGCGACATGATTCGTGCGCTTAATAATCTAATAGGGAAAAACGACAAAGATTTCGAAGCGTACTCTCTGCTTGGAAACGCCTACGTATTACAAAAAAAACCCAAAGAAGCTCTTGAAAGCTATAAGTCAGCGATTGAGGCAAATCCAAAGTATGAACCGCCTTACAATGCTTTGATGAAGATGTACGAAACGCGTCAGCCGCCAAACTATTATGAAATGCGCATTTTAGCTCAGGATATGATCGACAATATTGGCAAGCGTCCCGAATATTTGGAAAAGCTTTGTGAGGTCAACACGAATGACGGAACTTTCGAAGCGGGTGTGACGACTTGTCGCGAAGTTATTCAAAAAGATCCGAAGCGTGCTAGTGCATATGTCAATTTAGGTCTCAGCATGAAGGGTATGGGAGACGACGATAAAGCGAAAGCCACTCTTAAGAAAGCCGCTGACGATTTTCCCAAATCAGAATTCGCCCAGTACACTTACGGAAACCTTCTAGAAGAGGATAAAAGCTCCATAGAGGCGATGAGATACTTCAAGACAGGCACCGAGGCTGACCCGAAGTCTGCGCGCTCCTGGCTGGGTTTAGCGACGTCATCCTTTGATAATAAGAAATACGATGTTTCTTTAATCGCCTATAAGAACGCCTGTAAGTTTGATAAGAAAAATGCTGTAGCCTTCAGAAAAGCGACGACAATCTTAAGAAATTCTCGAGTCACTGAATGGGTTGGGAAATTTGAAAGTGCGTCTGAAAATTGTACTTTTTAA
- a CDS encoding DUF2203 domain-containing protein — protein MIEINRKKFFTISEARQLLPIIYRLTEEASREVKLHVNRIEAYSDKNHPSVTIIEEQINGIIDRWQAKVEKLGAEPKGLWMADFDSGEGYFCWKYPETQVGHFHGYQDGFSGRKPVDN, from the coding sequence GTGATTGAGATCAATCGCAAAAAATTCTTCACAATTAGTGAAGCACGTCAGTTGTTGCCGATAATTTATCGCTTAACTGAAGAGGCCAGCCGCGAAGTGAAACTGCACGTCAACAGGATCGAAGCGTATTCTGATAAAAACCATCCCTCTGTTACTATTATCGAAGAGCAGATTAATGGCATAATCGATCGCTGGCAGGCCAAGGTTGAAAAACTGGGTGCAGAGCCTAAAGGACTATGGATGGCGGACTTTGACAGTGGTGAGGGCTATTTCTGTTGGAAATACCCTGAAACTCAGGTCGGTCATTTCCATGGTTATCAGGATGGCTTCTCAGGTCGAAAACCTGTCGACAACTAA
- a CDS encoding NAD+ synthase — protein sequence MRIALAQINPTLADFKSNKEKILNYVHQAQQKKCDMVVFPECSLFGYHPFDLLEREQIVKKQEAEMRDLLKKIPKGIAVIFGVITRNPEKKGRPYFNSAVFAVKGQKPRFFHKQLLPTGDVFDEARFIEPGDFSKNYFTWKGKKFFLTICEDIWAWADEKGRSPYKVNPLAKVKKQKIDMVVNLSASPYFVNKMKQREYVTRKTAEYFNAPILYANMVGAQDEIIFDGASFVLDKKGKKLMTCQSFEEDLNVIDLDTKVVWQKSAKIGNLEELRRALVLGIRDFCAKTGMKKVHLGSSGGIDSAVAAALAVDAMGPANVTTLALPGPYNASMSLTLAEKLAKNLGVEFKVVEIAPMYDQVVKSLAKGIDLQGFSVANENLQARLRGLTLMAFSNQNNSMLLTTGNKSEYASGYSTLYGDMCGGLAPLGDLTKHQVYALAEYYNKEDEIIPSDIITRPPSAELRPNQKDQDSLPPYDALDKSVVSLIEQFKEPKTESDQWLLPILMRTEFKRWQAAPILKVSPHAFGRGRRYPIAHKA from the coding sequence ATGAGAATAGCTCTGGCGCAAATCAATCCGACTCTTGCAGACTTCAAATCAAATAAAGAAAAAATTCTAAATTACGTCCATCAAGCGCAACAAAAGAAATGCGATATGGTGGTGTTTCCTGAATGTTCACTTTTTGGTTACCATCCATTTGACCTTCTTGAGCGTGAACAAATCGTTAAAAAGCAAGAAGCCGAAATGCGCGATCTATTAAAAAAGATTCCGAAAGGTATCGCAGTTATTTTCGGAGTGATCACACGCAATCCTGAAAAAAAGGGACGTCCGTATTTTAATTCCGCGGTGTTTGCAGTTAAAGGTCAGAAGCCTCGCTTTTTCCATAAGCAACTGTTACCGACCGGCGACGTTTTCGATGAAGCTCGCTTTATCGAACCAGGTGATTTTTCTAAAAATTACTTCACGTGGAAGGGTAAGAAGTTTTTTCTTACGATCTGTGAAGATATTTGGGCATGGGCTGATGAAAAAGGCCGTTCCCCCTATAAAGTGAATCCGCTTGCTAAGGTTAAGAAGCAGAAGATCGACATGGTTGTGAATCTAAGTGCTTCTCCGTACTTCGTTAATAAAATGAAGCAACGCGAATATGTGACTCGTAAAACGGCGGAGTATTTTAATGCTCCAATCCTTTACGCCAACATGGTGGGTGCACAAGACGAAATTATTTTTGATGGCGCAAGCTTTGTACTGGATAAAAAAGGTAAAAAGCTTATGACATGTCAGTCTTTTGAAGAAGACTTGAACGTTATCGATCTCGACACCAAAGTAGTCTGGCAAAAAAGCGCAAAGATCGGAAACCTGGAAGAGCTGCGCCGAGCCTTAGTATTAGGCATTAGAGATTTCTGCGCAAAAACGGGAATGAAGAAAGTTCACTTGGGTTCAAGTGGTGGTATTGACTCTGCTGTGGCTGCAGCGTTGGCAGTCGATGCAATGGGTCCTGCGAATGTGACGACGTTGGCGTTGCCTGGTCCCTACAATGCATCCATGAGTTTAACATTAGCCGAGAAACTAGCTAAGAATTTGGGTGTGGAATTTAAAGTTGTAGAGATTGCTCCCATGTATGACCAAGTTGTTAAATCATTGGCTAAGGGAATCGATCTGCAGGGATTCAGCGTCGCGAATGAAAATCTTCAGGCCCGTCTGCGTGGTTTAACTTTGATGGCGTTTTCAAACCAGAATAACAGCATGCTTCTGACGACGGGTAATAAGAGTGAATATGCTTCGGGGTATTCGACGTTGTACGGAGACATGTGTGGTGGTTTGGCGCCGTTGGGAGATCTGACAAAGCACCAAGTGTATGCCCTGGCAGAGTATTACAACAAAGAAGATGAAATTATCCCGAGCGATATCATCACTCGTCCACCTTCTGCGGAACTTCGTCCAAATCAAAAAGATCAGGATTCACTCCCTCCATATGATGCCTTGGATAAATCAGTCGTTTCGTTGATTGAGCAATTTAAAGAGCCAAAAACTGAATCGGATCAATGGTTGCTTCCGATTTTGATGAGAACGGAGTTTAAACGTTGGCAAGCTGCTCCGATTTTGAAGGTGTCACCGCATGCTTTCGGTCGTGGTCGTCGTTATCCGATAGCTCACAAGGCGTAA
- a CDS encoding PolC-type DNA polymerase III: MRFVAFDFETTGTVPGVDQIIEIGAVRFINGEPEAVFATLVDPLRPIPPGASKVNGIFDEMVKGKPTIDTLLDSLADFCGDDIMVAHNAPFDAQFLTADVKRHESKAPRGIVLDSLPIARKVFPGLPNYKLGTLVQHLKIPTTDFHRAEEDATYLGHMFTAMLKRISIGGQAPQIANLVALTGKPELRFPQIVRQPKQMDFFGV, translated from the coding sequence ATGAGATTTGTAGCTTTTGACTTTGAAACAACTGGAACTGTACCTGGCGTTGACCAAATTATCGAAATTGGAGCCGTGCGCTTCATCAATGGTGAGCCAGAGGCCGTATTTGCGACTCTTGTTGACCCTCTTCGTCCTATTCCACCAGGCGCTTCAAAAGTGAATGGAATTTTCGACGAAATGGTAAAGGGTAAACCAACAATCGACACATTGTTGGATTCATTGGCGGATTTCTGCGGCGACGATATTATGGTTGCGCACAATGCACCTTTCGATGCTCAATTCCTGACTGCCGACGTGAAAAGACATGAATCAAAAGCTCCTCGCGGCATCGTATTGGACTCTTTGCCAATCGCTCGTAAGGTGTTCCCTGGTCTTCCGAACTACAAATTGGGAACTTTGGTTCAACATCTAAAAATTCCCACAACCGATTTCCACAGAGCTGAAGAAGACGCCACTTATCTGGGGCACATGTTCACAGCTATGCTAAAAAGAATTTCTATCGGTGGCCAAGCTCCGCAAATCGCGAACTTGGTAGCATTGACGGGTAAACCTGAGTTGCGTTTCCCACAAATCGTGCGCCAACCCAAACAGATGGATTTCTTTGGCGTTTAG
- a CDS encoding 2Fe-2S iron-sulfur cluster-binding protein yields MKPKSGKYITFLPDGIDALVSQRDQSVLEVAIREGLALDHTCGGFGTCGTCRIFVREGLEKLPPRNEIEAEIAQDRGFQNFERLACQTEPFEGLVIERPIKVERKTD; encoded by the coding sequence GTGAAGCCTAAGTCTGGAAAATATATAACCTTTTTGCCGGACGGCATTGATGCCTTGGTGAGTCAAAGGGACCAGAGTGTGCTGGAAGTCGCGATTCGCGAGGGTTTAGCTCTAGATCACACGTGCGGAGGCTTTGGAACATGCGGAACCTGTCGCATATTTGTTCGAGAAGGCCTCGAGAAACTGCCTCCAAGAAATGAAATTGAAGCGGAAATCGCACAAGACCGCGGTTTTCAAAATTTCGAAAGATTAGCCTGCCAAACAGAACCCTTCGAGGGACTTGTGATCGAAAGACCTATTAAGGTCGAACGTAAAACGGATTAG